In Zerene cesonia ecotype Mississippi chromosome 18, Zerene_cesonia_1.1, whole genome shotgun sequence, the following are encoded in one genomic region:
- the LOC119833895 gene encoding circadian clock-controlled protein daywake-like produces the protein MNFFICFCLLLSCCDLVYPYVFPSVKKCRYTDSNCLKSSFQNALPSFADGIPELGIAKMDELVINDKTYKLGGLDFTIKDGRLKGLKSTIFDYVSMDMDKKVLRTDYHVQKCSMSGKYLGVGNIKVLPLKGGGEMFLKFRNVAISQNVTFDMEKRENGKVYMIPKKYEFDFDVKDHAHFNLTNLFNGNEELGETVLTFLNNNWKDVSSEFGRPMMEQQASQIFSHVVKYLSNSPVDEIFAQ, from the exons atgaacttttttatttgtttttgtttattattaagttgttGTGATCTTGTTTATCCATACG TATTTCCGTCAGTTAAGAAATGCCGCTACACGGATTCCAATTGTTTGAAAAGCTCTTTTCAAAATGCTCTGCCGAGTTTCGCTGACGGTATACCAGAATTGGGTATAGCCAAGATGGATGAACTGGTCATTAACGATAAAACCTATAAATTAGGTGGATTAGATTTTACCATAAAAGATGGCAGATTAAAGGGACTTAAATCCACTATTTTTGATTATGTGAG TATGGATATGGATAAAAAAGTTCTGAGAACCGATTATCATGTCCAAAAATGTTCGATGAGTGGTAAATATTTGGGCGTCGGTAATATAAAAGTACTGCCCTTAAAGGGGGGCGGAGAAATGTTTTTGAAGTTCC GAAATGTTGCCATATCTCAAAACGTTACATTCGATATGGAAAAAAGGGAAAATGGGAAAGTCTACATGATTCCCAAGAAATATGAATTCGACTTCGATGTGAAAGATCATGCGCATTTCAATTtaaccaatttatttaatggaaaCGAAGAATTAG GTGAAACAGTTCTAACATTCCTGAATAACAACTGGAAAGACGTATCATCGGAGTTTGGAAGGCCAATGATGGAGCAGCAAGCGTCGCAAATATTCTCACATGTCGTCAAATATCTGTCAAATTCACCAGTGGACGAAATATTTGCTCAATAG